A single window of Pyrus communis chromosome 10, drPyrComm1.1, whole genome shotgun sequence DNA harbors:
- the LOC137747289 gene encoding metal transporter Nramp3.2-like — translation MVSTHDHSKPLLLDSDRDLTEAAYDEADKVHVVGINEAGDDDCQTPPFSWKKLWLFTGPGFLMSIAFLDPGNLEGDLQAGAIAGNSLLWLLMWATAMGLLVQLLSARLGVATGRHLAELCREEYPTWARMVLWVMAELALIGADIQEVIGSAIAIKILSNGALPLWSGVVITALDCFIFLFLENYGVRKLEAVFAVLIATMALSFAWMFGEAKPSGTELLIGIIVPKLSSRTIKQAVGVVGCIIMPHNVFLHSALVQSREVDHSKKGRVQEALNYYSIESTVALVISFVINLFVTTVFAKGFYGTQIADRIGLVNAGQYLQEKYGGGLFPILYIWGIGLLAAGQSSTITGTYAGQFIMGGFLDLRLKKWMRALITRSCAIIPTIIVALVFDTSEDTLDVLNEWLNVLQSIQIPFALIPLLFLVSNEQLMGSFKVGTVLKMVAWLVAALVMVINGYLLFDFFASEVTGWLFSVGVSAFTSGYVAFIVYLVLRGINFSSCCGSKRSMIQ, via the exons ATGGTTTCGACTCACGACCACTCGAAGCCACTCTTACTCGACTCGGACCGAGACCTTACTGAGGCGGCCTACGACGAGGCTGATAAGGTCCACGTGGTGGGGATCAACGAGGCCGGAGACGACGACTGCCAAACGCCGCCGTTTTCATGGAAGAAGCTGTGGCTGTTTACCGGACCCGGGTTCCTGATGAGTATTGCGTTTCTGGACCCGGGAAATTTGGAGGGTGATCTTCAGGCGGGGGCGATAGCTGGGAACTCGCTACTGTGGCTGCTGATGTGGGCGACGGCGATGGGGCTGTTGGTGCAGCTGCTGTCGGCTCGGCTCGGGGTGGCGACTGGGCGACACTTGGCGGAGCTGTGTAGGGAGGAGTACCCGACGTGGGCGAGGATGGTGCTGTGGGTGATGGCGGAGCTGGCGCTGATTGGGGCGGATATACAGGAGGTGATCGGGAGTGCGATTGCTATTAAGATTTTGAGTAATGGGGCTTTGCCGCTCTGGTCTGGAGTCGTCATAACAGCTTTGGATTG TTTCATCTTCCTGTTTCTCGAGAACTATGGAGTGAGGAAGCTGGAAGCAGTTTTCGCGGTTCTAATTGCAACAATGGCGCTGTCATTTGCGTGGATGTTCGGTGAAGCAAAGCCTAGCGGCACTGAGCTTCTGATTG GTATAATTGTCCCGAAACTTAGCTCCCGAACAATAAAGCAGGCTGTTGGAGTTGTGGGTTGCATAATTATGCCTCACAATGTATTTTTGCACTCAGCTCTAGTACAGTCAAGGGAGGTTGATCACAGCAAGAAAGGACGAGTTCAAGAAGCTCTGAATTACTACTCCATAGAGTCAACCGTCGCTCTTGTCATCTCCTTCGTCATCAACCTATTTGTTACCACCGTGTTTGCCAAGGGGTTTTATGGTACGCAAATAGCAGATAGGATAGGCCTTGTAAATGCGGGGCAGTATCTCCAAGAAAAGTATGGGGGCGGGTTGTTCCCGATTTTGTACATTTGGGGTATCGGGTTATTGGCAGCTGGCCAGAGTAGTACTATTACAGGTACCTATGCCGGGCAGTTTATAATGGGAGGTTTCTTAGACTTGAGATTGAAAAAATGGATGAGGGCATTGATTACACGAAGCTGTGCAATTATCCCAACTATAATAGTCGCTCTTGTATTTGATACCTCGGAGGACACATTGGATGTTCTGAATGAGTGGCTTAATGTATTACAGTCAATTCAGATCCCTTTTGCACTTATTCCCCTGCTTTTCTTGGTGTCAAACGAGCAACTCATGGGGTCTTTTAAAGTTGGTACTGTTCTCAAG ATGGTTGCATGGCTTGTGGCAGCCCTGGTGATGGTAATCAATGGATACCTTCTGTTCGACTTCTTCGCCTCTGAAGTAACTGGTTGGTTGTTTAGTGTCGGAGTGTCTGCTTTTACCTCAGGGTATGTAGCATTTATAGTTTACCTTGTTTTGCGGGGGATCAACTTTTCAAGCTGTTGCGGATCAAAGAGATCGATGATACAGTGA